The Candidatus Eisenbacteria bacterium DNA segment TGGCATGGCAGTCATCGACCATCACCAAGGCTTCGTAGCGGTCGGCCAGGTCGCAGATCGACTTCAGATCGGCGATCACGCCATCCATGCTGAACACGCCGTCGGTGGCGATCAGGCGGTACCGCGCCCCCTTGGCGACCGCTTCCTTCAGGCAGCGCTCGAGATCGGCCATGTCGTTGTTCTTGTAGCGCCACCGCTGGGCCTTGCACATGCGCACGCCGTCGATGATCGAGGCGTGGTTCAGCTCGTCGGAGATGATCGCGTCCTCCTCGCCGAGCAGCGGCTCGAAGAGCCCGCCGTTGGCGTCGAAGCACGCCGCATACAGGATGGTGTCCTCGGTCTTCAGGAACTCGGCGATCTTCTTCTCGAGCGACTTGTGGAGGTCCTGCGTGCCACAGATGAAGCGCACGGACGAGAGTCCGTATCCGCGCTCATCGATGGCGCGGTGCGCCGCCGCGATCACCTGGGGATCGCTCGACAGCCCGAGATAGTTGTTCGCGCACAGCACGAGCACCTTGCGCCCGTCGGCCAGCTCGACTTCGGGCCCCTGGGGCGATGCCAGGACGCGCTCGTCCTTCCACAGCCCGGCGTCCTTGATCTTGGCGAGCTCGGTCTGGAGGTGCGACTTCATCTGATCGAACATGCTGTCATCCTTACGGAGGTGGGAAACGGAAAGGAATGGCGACGGTCGTCGCGACCGGCTCGTTCCCGATCTTTCCGGGTTTGAAGACCCATTGCTTCACTGCTTCGACTTCGAGGTCTTCGATTTCCGGCACGGGTGTCGCGCCGACCCCCCACTGAACCCACGCATCGAGAACCCGTCCGGACCGGCACACCAGAGCGTTCACCACGCCGGATCCGGTCAGCTTGCGCGCCTTCACGGAGGCAGGAACCTCGGGATTCACGCGATTCAGGACCTCGGGAAGCTCGTCCACGGGCACATAATCGAGGCTTGAACCGTCGGCGGCCCACTTCTGGTTGGTCCCGAGGCAGTCGCTTGCGCCGGGAATCGCTCCCGGAACCAGTTCCACCCAGGCTTCGGCCGTATCAACGTCGCCCTTGGGTCCTCGCACGCAAAGGATTCGCGCGCGAACACCAGGGGCAGGCACGACGAAGGGTGCTCGGTAGATGCCGCTCGTCCCGCCGATACCGCCTCCACCGAGCGCAGTCCATCGGATCTCTCCCTTCGCACCTTCCGGGTCCGCAGGGGCGATCTTGAAGACTTGGGATGCTCCAGCCTCGATCCGAGCGTGCGGAGGCACGATCTGGAAGCCGGCTCGGTCTCCATACCCTCGCGGGGCGCTGGAAGCGATCGACATGAGACTGAAAGCGACAAGAACGATCGGCCGCAGCGTCAATGCTCAGCTCTCCTCTCCCCACGGCACCAGCACAACCTTCCCGGCTTTGCCGGCGCGGAGCAAATCGATCGCCTCGTCGAACTTCTCCATCGGCATCACGTGCGTGATCGTCGGCCGGATGTCCAGGCGGCCCGACGACAGCAGGTTGTGCATCTGGTACCAGGTCTCGTACATGCGACGGCCGATGATCCCGTGGATGGTCGCGCCCTTGAAGATCACCAGACGGTTCCAGTCGAGATCGAAAGGCTCCTTCGGAAGCCCCAGGAACGACAGGCGGCCTCCGCTGCGCAGCGCGGCCAGCCCGTCCCGCACCGCGGAAGGATCGCCCGACATCTCGAGCACGCCGTCGAGCCCGGCGCGGCCGGTCAGCTCGCGGCAACGGTCCACGAACGACTCCTTCGACACGTCGATCACCGCGTCGGCTTTCATCTGGCGCGCGAGATCGAGGCGGTAAGGAGAGATGTCGCTGGCGAATACCCGAGCCGCCCCCGCCGCCTTGGCGACACCGATCGCGAACAGGCCGATCGGCCCGCAGCCGGTGACCGCCAGGTTGCAACCCGAGATCGGCCCCGCGAACGCGGTGTGCACCGCATTGCCGAGCGGCTCCATGACCGCCGCGACCTCGATCGGGATGTTGCCGGGCGCCCGCCAGGCGTTGACCGCGGGGACCGCCACGTACTCGGCGAACCCGCCGTTCACGTCGACGCCCAGGATGCGGGTGTTCTCGCAAACATGGCCGTTCCCGGTGCGGCAGGCCACGCAGTGGTTGCAGACGATGTGGCTCTCGCACGACACGCGGCCGCCGATCTTGAACTCGCTGACGCCCGCTCCCACTTCGACGATCTCGCCCACGAACTCGTGGCCCAGCGTGACCGGCGGCTTGATGCGCTCCTGCGACCAGCGATCCCAGCTATGGATGTGAAGATCGGTTCCGCACACGCCCGCGCGCTTCACCTTGAGCAGAAGCTGGCCGGGCCCGCAGGCGGGAACCGGAACTTCCCGGAACTCGGCGCCGGGACCCGGCTTCCCCTTCACCACGGCGCGCATGG contains these protein-coding regions:
- the tdh gene encoding L-threonine 3-dehydrogenase, whose protein sequence is MNPTTPATAESTVKSTQTRPRTMRAVVKGKPGPGAEFREVPVPACGPGQLLLKVKRAGVCGTDLHIHSWDRWSQERIKPPVTLGHEFVGEIVEVGAGVSEFKIGGRVSCESHIVCNHCVACRTGNGHVCENTRILGVDVNGGFAEYVAVPAVNAWRAPGNIPIEVAAVMEPLGNAVHTAFAGPISGCNLAVTGCGPIGLFAIGVAKAAGAARVFASDISPYRLDLARQMKADAVIDVSKESFVDRCRELTGRAGLDGVLEMSGDPSAVRDGLAALRSGGRLSFLGLPKEPFDLDWNRLVIFKGATIHGIIGRRMYETWYQMHNLLSSGRLDIRPTITHVMPMEKFDEAIDLLRAGKAGKVVLVPWGEES
- the kbl gene encoding glycine C-acetyltransferase; amino-acid sequence: MFDQMKSHLQTELAKIKDAGLWKDERVLASPQGPEVELADGRKVLVLCANNYLGLSSDPQVIAAAHRAIDERGYGLSSVRFICGTQDLHKSLEKKIAEFLKTEDTILYAACFDANGGLFEPLLGEEDAIISDELNHASIIDGVRMCKAQRWRYKNNDMADLERCLKEAVAKGARYRLIATDGVFSMDGVIADLKSICDLADRYEALVMVDDCHATGFMGRTGRGSTEHCGVMGRVDIITGTLGKALGGALGGFTTGRREVIDLLRQRSRPYLFSNTLPPAVVGASLAVLDRLSATTELRDRLESNTRFFREGLTQAGFDIKPGTHPIVPIMLYDEKLAHDMARRLLDLGIYVIGFSFPVVPRGQARIRVQVSAAHDRAHLERALAAFAQVGQEFGVLKGIAR
- a CDS encoding energy transducer TonB — its product is MELVPGAIPGASDCLGTNQKWAADGSSLDYVPVDELPEVLNRVNPEVPASVKARKLTGSGVVNALVCRSGRVLDAWVQWGVGATPVPEIEDLEVEAVKQWVFKPGKIGNEPVATTVAIPFRFPPP